From the Paenibacillus sp. R14(2021) genome, the window ATTATTCTGTCTTGAAGGAAACTAATGATTGGACATCTAACATTTCCGATACTGTGATTAAATAACCTGCAGCCATGAACCTGCTCGTCGCCTGCTTGGCATTCGGCACGTTTGCCTTCTGGAATTTGACGCTTATGAAATCGTGAATGGATTGAAATAACGCTCTGGCATGCTCACGAATGACCGGCTCGGAAATACTATACGACTGCATGACAAGCAAAATTTCGTCGCGGTACATACTCATGCCGGAACGAAAAGCTGATCCGAGTGTATTCTCCAGCTGCGAAACAGGCGCCTCCACATCTTCAAGCAGGTCATAAATTCGGTGCATCGCACGGTCCAGAAGTGCGATATAAAGCGCTTTCTTGTTTAAGAAGAAGTGAAACACATACGGCTGTGTTACGCCTGCAGCCTTCGCTACCAGCGCCGTCGTCGCTTTATAGTACCCACGCTCCGCGAATATACCGAGTGCCTTATCCATGATTTGTTCTTTCCGGTCTTCGCGGATTGCCAAATGAATACCCCTCTCGATATTTATTAATGAATAAATAAATTATTCCACTGGCTGATGCTTCTGTCAAGAAGCGAATAATCAATCAAAATGCTGAGTAATGCTTATTAATTTACTTTGTAAAAAATAAATAAACCTTGAATTCATATGAATCCAAGGTTTATTTGCAATTTTAAATTATTTTCCAATCGCATCCATAGCGAGAGCAATCAGGATGGCAGCTCTGTCTTACACCTTCTATCATGATTTCATGCATGCCTGAAGCAAGCGGACTGGTGCTATCGCTGTTCGTCACTGCTTCCCACTCCTTTGATGTGATTTATTATTCATTCACTTGGTCAGCCGTGCTTTTTTCCGATGGTAATATTGATTCACTTTCACGCGATTGCCGCATGTTGTGACATCACACCAACGCCGGGAACCGTTTCGACTATGGTCATAAAAATGCAAAATGCATTCCGGATTGCTGCATTTTTTGATTTTACCCTGCACGCACTCGCTAGTGAGTCGAACGAGCTGTTCCATGAAGAAGCCCGCAAGTCGATGAGCCTCGTAA encodes:
- a CDS encoding TetR/AcrR family transcriptional regulator — translated: MAIREDRKEQIMDKALGIFAERGYYKATTALVAKAAGVTQPYVFHFFLNKKALYIALLDRAMHRIYDLLEDVEAPVSQLENTLGSAFRSGMSMYRDEILLVMQSYSISEPVIREHARALFQSIHDFISVKFQKANVPNAKQATSRFMAAGYLITVSEMLDVQSLVSFKTE